In one window of Chlamydiota bacterium DNA:
- a CDS encoding AAA family ATPase → MNFNIKEINEKIQQEGVIVKQIVAEVGKVIVGQDYLIERLLIALLANGHVLIEGVPGLAKTLSVKTLAQTIQAKFQRIQFTPDLLPADLLGTLIYDPKNSQFITKKGPIFSQLILADEINRAPAKVQSALLEAMQEKQVTLGENTFPLEEPFLVLATQNPIEQEGTYPLPEAQVDRFMLKLKLNYPSKKEEREILERMTTGQKISVGEIINTQDILKARSVIYMIYMDEKIKNYILDIVYATRSPEEHKLGDLKKLIAYGASPRATIYLTQAAKAYAFLKGRGYVTPDDIKAIGPDVLRHRLITTFEAESEEITSDSIIKKIFEEIEVP, encoded by the coding sequence GTGAATTTTAATATCAAAGAAATCAATGAGAAGATTCAACAAGAGGGTGTGATCGTTAAACAGATTGTGGCTGAAGTAGGTAAGGTGATTGTGGGACAGGATTATTTGATTGAACGGCTTCTGATTGCTCTTTTAGCCAATGGGCATGTTTTGATTGAAGGAGTTCCAGGTCTTGCGAAGACACTTTCAGTTAAGACCCTTGCCCAAACCATTCAAGCCAAATTTCAAAGAATTCAATTTACGCCAGATCTTTTGCCTGCCGATTTGCTTGGAACCCTGATTTATGATCCGAAAAACAGTCAATTTATAACTAAAAAAGGTCCCATTTTTTCTCAACTTATTTTGGCCGATGAAATTAATCGGGCTCCAGCCAAGGTTCAAAGCGCATTACTCGAAGCGATGCAGGAAAAGCAGGTGACTTTGGGTGAAAATACATTTCCTTTGGAGGAACCATTTCTCGTTTTAGCGACTCAGAACCCCATTGAGCAAGAAGGGACTTATCCGCTTCCTGAAGCTCAGGTCGATCGATTTATGTTGAAACTCAAGCTTAATTATCCCAGTAAAAAAGAGGAGCGAGAGATTCTGGAAAGGATGACGACCGGGCAAAAAATTTCTGTGGGAGAGATCATCAATACACAGGACATTCTGAAAGCGCGGTCCGTGATTTACATGATTTATATGGATGAAAAAATTAAAAATTATATTCTGGATATCGTTTATGCGACACGCTCACCTGAAGAACATAAACTCGGCGATTTAAAAAAATTAATTGCCTATGGTGCCTCGCCCCGAGCAACCATTTACTTGACCCAGGCAGCGAAGGCCTATGCCTTTTTAAAGGGTCGCGGTTATGTAACTCCAGATGATATCAAGGCCATTGGGCCTGATGTTCTGCGGCATCGGCTCATTACAACCTTT